One Alnus glutinosa chromosome 13, dhAlnGlut1.1, whole genome shotgun sequence genomic window, ataaaataaaagcaaatgtcacaaattaaagaaattaataaagaacGTAGAATGACGCAACCAAATGCTTAATAAAATGAATTGAAGATAATTTTTAGCATGCGTGTTATTGAGATCGATTGAATCTTCACTGCTACTTTGCAATATATAATTCAGGATAGAAAACATAGAGGAAATTAAGAACTTGCCTGGGGTTCATTTTTGGATGCTGCAATGTGCAACACACTGTTACCGTTCAAATCCAGCCAATTCAGTATCCTCTTCTCCCAGAATGCCGCGTTTTTAAACACGGCCCGCCGAAGCCATCCAACCAGGAGCTGAAAAGCATCTAACTTGTCATTTTTCAGTGCAATATGTAGAGCAGTCTCGCTTTGACTGGTCACTTCTTCAATAGAATTGGGGCAGACTGCTAAAAATGTGCCCAACAGAAAGAGGTTTCCTGTTTGAGCTGCATAATGTAAAGGATTCACGCCACCCCTTCCTTGTTCACAGACAAGGTCCTTATGAACAGCAAGTAGCTCGCGCACCAACAGGGTTTGGTTATTATGCATTGCAACGAGCAATGGGGTGAAACCATTTGGGTTGAGCTTCCTAGCAAATGATGGCTTTAACATCATCATCTCCATGGCAAATTGGGTCTGTCCTGCAGCTGCTGCTATGTGTAAAGGGGTCTCAACAAATGGAATCTCATCGATCTTGTCCAAAACTCTTGCGTCCATTGCAATCAACTTGTATAAGGCGTCAATGTCTCCTTGTTCAGAAGCATCCCTCAGATTGTGATCCATCGATAGCAGCATGTATGAATGTACGATAGTTATTTTTCTAAGAATCCCTCTAATCTGAGTTTTGAACAACCGGAGCTATCTAATTTGACTTGATAGCCTCGATAGGCATGtgattaatttttactttctCGTGGATGTGGAGATTTTTTGTGCATATATGTTAAAGTTTGGAAGTACTAGGCGCCACTGTCTCCTTGTCGCATGCACGCTGCGACTGTTCAGACAGTTGTCCAAACCAGTCGTAGGACGACTTTTCCAGAGTCTTGTTCATACTTCACAGCGCACATCGTTCGGATGTTCTGGCAGGGCATTATTACGACGATGTACGGATTGTTCGAACGATGTtcataaaatttgaaatgttttgaaaaatcaaaattttctatattttaatttgggcGTTCTTAAACTCATTataccttcttttttctttttttttttcttttttttttttttttttttgagtgtttttagtAAATCAATAACATTAAGTATTAACTATTGATTTTGTATATGAGATATGATCTATTGTCACTTCAAAACAACGGACGGGAAAGTTGTCGCTACCCATACCAAtttaataaagtaaataaatgaaATTGTGCATATATAACAGTTAATGAGATTGTGCATAtagatttgtaattatatcatattgttgcatcatatattgttaaataaatcaatatgtCTATTATTGAAGGCAGTTAAATCACTTGACCACAGTACGGAATTGTGTAATAATCGCAATCGCAATCACATACATGTTCATGTAAGGCAAGAGATGGATCAGGACAATCGGGATTATCATACCAATCCTAATGTTTATGAATGAAGCTTTTATGTATTActtttaatgtgtaatattttatatgttatttGTATTAGCATTGAGACAATAGTTGCATGTATATTATCAATGTCACATGTGGTACATATGTTTAtgctttgtttgtatttattatgaaagaacacaaaattatattaattatataatgaggtaattcagtcaacTCTGTTGTGTTATATTTCTAAATTGTTGTGttatatttttgggttaaatagtCCAATGGTccatgagttttgaaaactttattttttagtcattgagtttcaatttgcatcacagatgatatattaattttgagaaatgaccaaattagtacctcggttaacttttCCGTCAAAAAACTAATAGTCTgccagaggttgacacgtggcataatataaaaaaattaaaaattaaaaatctttaaaaattaattaaaaaaaattaattttttttttaaaaaaaggggggtGACTGGCCGGTCTAGGgaggccgaaccaccccatgggggtggttcggcaaCCCCttggacagaaaaaaaaaaaaaaaaaaaaaaaaaaaaaggaagatcggttttgcccttaggggtggttcggccacccccatatcggccggtctgggggtagccgaaccaccctcgtggcctatgagggtggttcggtcaccccaaTGGCAAAacggaaaaaataaattttggagggtttggcccttgggggtggccgaaccaccccctgtCTTCGGCCACtccaagggcaaaacggaaaaaataaatttgaagggtttggcccttgggggtggccgaaccacctccaaggggcacgggggtggttcgaccacccccagacGGGCCGGCCTtgtggtggccgaaccacccccgtggcccttgggggtggtccggccacccccaagggccaaaaccgatcttgatttttttttttgtcaaggggTGACCAAACTACCCCCCATgggatggttcggccatccCAGACCGGGTaatggggtggttcagccacccccttgtttttttttaaatttttaatatatatatatatatatatatatatatatatatatatatatatatatattaattttattattatttttaattaatttttagtttttaatttttttatatagtgccatgtgTAACCtctgaagttgacacgtggcgggccgttagtttttggacggagaagttaaccgaggtattaatttggtcattttccaaaattgatatatcatctgtgatgcaaattaaaactcagagactaaaaaataaagttttcaaaactcaggaaCCATTGGACtatttaatccaaaaatatattccgctgccaaatttcaactttgatgatgtcgtaatgtcacgtgaaaatcgaaaatttttacttacacattttttgtaaaaggcaggGCGTTACAATAAATCATATGTTTATTGTTAAACCGTTACTTAATAAGTAATATACTAtttgttataattaatatatacatatatttattaattaatatgtctatatataaatatatatgagcCAAACCCTTATTCGAGCATGTTcgcgaactttaaacgagcgagccgAGTTTTATACGAGTATGTATCATTTAATAATAGACTATAGTTTCATGTCTACGAataactcatttaataaccgaATCGCGCATGAGTCGAGCTTTATCGATCTGAACCCGAGGGAGCTCACAggtagctttgcttcgtttacaCCCCTTCTCTTCGTGTAATCGCACGTGACTATAATAAAATCATGCATGTACATGTTCtcataaacataaaagaaatcaaACAGAAAGAAAGGAATGTATTATGTATAGGTTACGAATTAGACTTTGATCGGGTAATTCTCCTTACAACAAGAAAAGAGGCCGGATCAAGCCTCTTCTTCTTGCCTATCTTGATTTCAAGAACGTGATAATAGGAATTTTAAGATTTCCTAAGCTCTTCAAACAATAAGTTTGATTGATAAATTTTGCATACTTCTTTATTCATGTAATTCCCTTTAAAGATGACCTAATACAATTGTAGACTTGTACTAGGAAAACAAATACTGCTAGGGTAAGGACACTATACGGCTAGACCTAATAGAATACAACTTCTTAAGGAATAAGTGAGATTCTTACATTTATTTGGAATATTTCCTTATTAAGCTACTAACCTAATGGAAGTACTTCTTTATTAAGTAATTACTGTTAATAATTTTAGGAGTGTATCTTTTCAAAAGTACATTTTTGGACATTTTTAGAGCATGTATGGGTGTGCATTTGAGGAGGTTGAAAGTGCATTTAACACTGAAAAAGCCGATGGCTAGTAAAGGTTGGCTGAAGTGAGAGAAGCTCTCACCTCTCTCTAGGATTTTAGCCTTCGTCTTCTGCTGGTCCTCTTTCCTTGCAAGCTTCCCTCGCCTTTGCTTTCTACCACCCATTTGCTTCCCCCGTTCCCCCATCACCCTACAAACCAACCACCTAAACCAATAAATCTGAGAGTTTTCTCTCAGAAAACTGAGCTGGCTTTGCACCGAATTTATCCTCACCCTTTTACTGCTTTTCCTAAATTTTCCTTCAACTAGCAGATTCTTTTGGCTCTACCCCTCTTCATCCACCATGTTTTTGGGTTATTAAGGTTTGGAGTTTGGAATCGACTTTTGGGTTTTAGATCTACTCACCTCCGTCCTCTCTCTCAAGACATGCTCCTCAACATTGGGTTCGCCGGAGTTTTGGGAGTTCGCCGGTGGTCTTCCCCATCTTCCCTGCCGTCTAGAAGATGGCGTGTGTTTCCCACTCGCCCGCAAGCTCATGGACTCAACCGGCGCGTGGAGCTTCTGACAGCACCCTTCTCCACTTTCCGCACCAACCCCCGGTGGTTCTGGATGATTCCGCCGCTTCCTAGTGCTGAGAGGCCTTCCTTGGGCGATGTGTGGTTCTCACGCGCCTCCAGTGATGGCTCCCACCCCGCCTGCCCCCCCAGATTTGCTGCtgctgtttttgtgtttatttgtttgttttactAGGCTTATTTGTTGTATCTCTCTCCCCCAATTTACTCATGTTTTGGTGTTTGAGTCCGTGTGAGTCAATACACTTGTGATTATCACCTTCAATGGTGACTCCGACTTTATGGCATTCGTGCCTCGAGCCAAAGGGctcgcatcttcggaagcattgtcTCAGCGTACTTTCGTTCATAATCTAAATTTTGGGTTGCCCAGGCCttgttgtgtttgtgttttttattttttgttgtaatcgATTACTAttgtatctaaaaaaaaatacaaaccatTTAAAGAAAATTAGAGTAAAAAGATCAATAAtgtattttttgagttttatttttttttttcgtgaatTTTTTATAATCGagtgtttgaataataataataataataataataataataaagtctTTGAATAATCTGCAAAATGAAGCGGTCAATAGTAGGTTggcttttatataatttattcttaATCCACGAAACAACATGTAAGGATTCATATCAAACGGTTGgcaaagttttaaatttttttttgtctctttgtcCCAATTCTTAAAAgggttaatataaaataaatttatgagtAAACTGAATATTCaatctttaaatttgttttatattaaCCCTTTAAAAATTGGGACAAAGAGACAAAAATTTTAAAGCAGAATCGTTTGATATGAACCGAAAACACATGTAAGGATTCGTTTGCAatccgttaaaaaaaaaaataaacagctATTTTGGACTTTTTAAAGACTCAATAAGTGAGAGCGGATGGTACGTTTACttgtaaatttaatttatattaaccCTTTAAAAGTTGggacaaagaaacaaaaatattaaaactctGCCAGCCGTTTGATATATGCAAATTGTGCAAGAGATGTATCTTTATATGAGTTTGCAtggtttaataatcgagtctaATTTCATGTTTACAAGTAgttcatttaataattgatttaagtacgagtcgagtttattcgagctgATCTTGAATAAGCTTACGAGTAGCTCAGTTCGTTTACACTCATATCTATGTGCAATGTGTTAGGAAGTGCCAGTTGTTTGGTCTCCACTTAAAACATTTTGCATTGCTCAAGTCAAGACCACTTCATTTTGCGAAGTATTACAAGACcaccaaattaataaaatatttgttatttcGTGGATTAAGAATAAATTGTATAAAAGCCAACCTACCATTgaccaaaatatttgtttttttttgaacaaaaatttcatCTTCATTCAAACAGAAAACCCCAAAGAGCCAAATTACAGTAATCAGAaagacttcaaaaaaaaaaaaactccctaaACACAAAATCAGAAATGATTCTGACTTGAAACAACTGCTTAAACAACATACAAGCATTATATGAACACTGTTTGAGCCTCTCTTTACATTAAAGCACACtcctaaacaaagaaaaagagggttGATATAGCTACTATGCCAACAAAAAGTCCAGTAACATTTGAGCATTACAAAGTCAAACTGTGAAtagaaatacaaacaaaataacacaaacagAAAAGCCAAACAAAACCGGCATTGGGAAATAGCCTTCACCAGAGTTGGTGCGTGTATAACAGTGTAACACGGGCCTTCTTCGGGGACCCCCCTACATCAGACGACCGCCGAAAACCATCGATCTGCACCAGCAGAGACCTGGAAGACAAGCTGTGACTCTCATGCATAGGTTCAAGGAACGAAATCCCAGGCGCGTGCTGGCCACGCGCGGAGCAGAGAAGACCGACGCGGCCGTGGCTGGAGATTGTAGAACTGGAGGAAGTCGGCGACCACAACAAAGAGGCGTGTCATGAAAGACCCAGTcgatatttttttgtatattacacacacatatacacacacatactaaataagcatatagtatactagctaagtaaatattgtattacatattaattataatactttgataatagtatttagtatgttaaactaacatattaagttataaTAGTTAGTATggaggttgttcacaaactAGAGCTTGAACTCTGCTTTGATcacacattaaaaaatttaataacctaTCTCGAGTTCTAGTTGAGCCGAATTTGTCAAGTAACCTGGCTCGACTCGACTCAAATGTCATTCTCAACGAGTTTGAGCTTGCTTGAGTTTTAAACAAGCCGAGCTTGAACACGCATTTTATAGCttggctcgaattcgagctcaaCTCATAAACAAGTCagtcttaaaatcttaaaattcgGCTCAGCTTGATTACATCCCTAATCCATAGTGACATTCCTTGAAGCAGAATAGGTCATGTACGATGGTTTTGATCGATCTACAATGTGTgggttttttttgcttttattattGCTTTTTAACACTTACATGACTTAA contains:
- the LOC133853984 gene encoding ankyrin repeat-containing protein BDA1-like, with translation MDHNLRDASEQGDIDALYKLIAMDARVLDKIDEIPFVETPLHIAAAAGQTQFAMEMMMLKPSFARKLNPNGFTPLLVAMHNNQTLLVRELLAVHKDLVCEQGRGGVNPLHYAAQTGNLFLLGTFLAVCPNSIEEVTSQSETALHIALKNDKLDAFQLLVGWLRRAVFKNAAFWEKRILNWLDLNGNSVLHIAASKNEPQASS